The stretch of DNA TGCAACTTTATGGAATGGCATTGATTGTGCAGACAAATGTTATTTTGACGAAGCCAATAAAATTTCACTATGGATTATTAAATAAATTTAATGTATTAATTAAAACTGATTTTAACTTTGATGATTTTAAATTATATATTTGTTAAAAGTGTTTACTGAACTTTACTACTATGATAAAAATAAACTTAAAAGCTATCAAAATTTACCTAATTTTATTTACAATCACTTTATTAATCACCCTTAACTTAGTACCAATAACATCTAAAGCCCAAGATACCGATCCTTGTACGAAAACCCTAGCTGATGCAGACCAACTATATCTAGAAGGAGACAGAACAGCAGCCGAACAATTATATCGCCAGTGCAAAAAACCTTATGCAGAAGATTTACAAGCAACCTATTTTCCTGATCCAATTACTGACCCAAATAAATTATCTCCAGCAGGAGGAGTTTACTGGAAAAATGCTCAGGGAGCAAAAGAAAGAGGTGATGATAATTTACTCTTCGATTTAGTACCAAAACTAATAGAAAAAGATCCTGGTTTTGTTCCTATTTATGGCTTACTTTCGGAAATTAATTTCGAGGAACAATCAGAAGAAAATCAAACCAAAATCTTAGAAATTTTAGAACAAGGTGTTACTTTATTTCCTAATGATGCTGACTTGGCAATGGCAAGAATTGAAGTTTTAAGAGCTAATAAACAATGGATAGATTCTTCCATAGCTGCGCGTCAATTTGCGATTGTTAATCCAGAACATCCTCAAGTCAAAGAATATCAAGCAATTGCTGATGAAGATTTAGACCGTTTTAAAGGAGATATTAAAACTCAGTATATTGTTACGGGAGCAGGAGGAATTTTAGGTGGCATTTTGTTCGGTGGTGGAGATGCTGTTGCCAAAGCCGGTCCTGTAGTCGAATATGCCCGAATGCTCATTGATGGGGAATCAGGTACTGGCAAGCGCCTGGCAGAAGGTTATAAAGAAGAATTGGAATTAATTGATGAGCCTGTAGTTCATGAATATATAGACCGTATTGGACAGGATATCGCTAAATTAATGGGAAGAGATGAGTTTGAATATGAATTTTATGTAGTTAAGGATGATGCTTTTAATGCTTTTGCTTTGCCAGGAGGTAAAGTCTTTATTAATACTGGTGCAATTCTCGCAGCCAAGTCTGAAGCAGAATTAGCAGGATTAATCGGTCATGAAGTCGGTCATGCAGTACTATCTCACGGTTATCAAGGTATTTCTCGCGCTAGTTTTTTCAATTCCTTGAATAGTTTTGTCACTGACTCTACTGGTTTGTCTTGGAGTGGTATTGCAGCTAATTTGGCAGATAAAGCTTATAGTCGTCAACAGGAAAAACAAGCAGATATTGTTGGTGCTAGAGCTTTGAACGCTTATGGTTATGCTGCTGACGGTTTACGCAACTTGTTTCAAACCCTAGATGAGCAATCGGAAAATAGTCCTCCTGAATATCTTTCTACTCACCCTTCTTCTGATAACCGAGTCGAATATTTAGAAGCTATGATTCAAAAAAATGGCTATAATCGCTTTGCTTTTGAAGGAGTTAAAGAACACAATGAAATTCGCCAAAGAATTGCAACAATTTTGGGGAGTTAGTTATTAGTATTATTTCATATTTAATTATGATGTGAAGTACCCGACGCTGACCTTACGGTACAGCGCGGGCTTCCTATCCAGCAGATAGCACAGTAGTAGATTTCTTTCGTCCTCTATTACTACGTCTACTACGTCTTACATCTGGGCAATAGGCTTGACCCCCGCTTCCCGAGGTCTTTAATATCCGCAGTGCTTCATCTCTGATGTTTCTAGCTGCATTTACATCTCTATCTATGTTTTTATTATTACAGCTAGGACAGTCCCAAAACCTTATTTCAAGACTCAGCTCGCTTACTTGAAATAGACAATTATTGCAAGTTTTACTAGAGGCAAAGAAACGGTCAACCTCTATGTAAATCTTACCCTCGTTTTCGGCTTTATACTTCAACATAGTACAAAATTGACCCCAACCTACTTGGCTAATTGCCTTTGATAGTTTATGGTTTCTTACCATGTTTTGTACTGCCAGACTTTCTACCCCAATAACTTGGTTTTCGTTAACTATCCTGCGCGATAGCTTGTGGTGAAAGTCTTCTCGACAACGAGATATTTTATTATATACTTTAGCGACTTTAATTCTAGACTTATTACGGTTATTAGAACCTTTTTGTTTTCTAGATAGTTGCTGTTG from Stanieria cyanosphaera PCC 7437 encodes:
- a CDS encoding M48 family metallopeptidase, whose product is MIKINLKAIKIYLILFTITLLITLNLVPITSKAQDTDPCTKTLADADQLYLEGDRTAAEQLYRQCKKPYAEDLQATYFPDPITDPNKLSPAGGVYWKNAQGAKERGDDNLLFDLVPKLIEKDPGFVPIYGLLSEINFEEQSEENQTKILEILEQGVTLFPNDADLAMARIEVLRANKQWIDSSIAARQFAIVNPEHPQVKEYQAIADEDLDRFKGDIKTQYIVTGAGGILGGILFGGGDAVAKAGPVVEYARMLIDGESGTGKRLAEGYKEELELIDEPVVHEYIDRIGQDIAKLMGRDEFEYEFYVVKDDAFNAFALPGGKVFINTGAILAAKSEAELAGLIGHEVGHAVLSHGYQGISRASFFNSLNSFVTDSTGLSWSGIAANLADKAYSRQQEKQADIVGARALNAYGYAADGLRNLFQTLDEQSENSPPEYLSTHPSSDNRVEYLEAMIQKNGYNRFAFEGVKEHNEIRQRIATILGS